A genomic segment from Punica granatum isolate Tunisia-2019 unplaced genomic scaffold, ASM765513v2 Contig00009, whole genome shotgun sequence encodes:
- the LOC116189747 gene encoding formin-like protein 14 translates to MNLDSLFSRFFHRRPPDGLLEFVERVYVFDSCFSTEVLPNDMYEIYLHEIITELHEEFPDSAFLAFNFREGEKRSQLAEILCQYDVTVVDYPRQYEGCPLLPLSLVQHFLRVCESWLSLGNHQNVVLLHCERGGWPLLSFLLAGFLIFRKFHGEKKTLEIVHREAPKGFLQLLSPLNPLPSQLRYLQYIAKRNMGPQWPPPERALSLDCLILRSIPSFDSHNGCRPVIRIFGRNLLSRGGLSTQMLYSMSKAKKVLRHYCQADCDVIKIDIQCLVQGDVVLECVHLDADSEREVMMFRVMFSTAFIRSNILMLNSDNLDILWDSKERYPKGFRAEVLFGDVESISPQRAPITILNGEEKGGLPIEAFSRVQELFSGVEWVDNGDDAALWLLKQLSVLNDVKELSRLQKKVSLYTSPIDSEEETNASSAADSSDEASEFPNNPMDPTKPDKPTTFEGEDSLDAKSTMELLDRGSEKMGGPYADQEPSLDELPVTDSFNLESLAPTTVYKQPSPPPPPPPLPSNSVSTQTHLPPPPPPPPPPPPMTTAIKAPARAPPPPPYISSSSYEQPSVNDRTPPEVSSSAPSPSSSSLFQQPSQTPPPPPPPPPPPPPPPPPSFMSGKVPEPQSISPPLSSASLKSSPTLSRPAPPPPPPPPPPSSSISLQRPPPPPPPPPLPPPKPASLKPPPPPPPMPAASLRGPKPPPPPPPPPPPPPPPPPPPPPTSTSLTACRPLSGSPMRPAPPPPPPPPPLSSKLQGPPPPPPPPPPPPSTSNSSSSASNGTTRGPPPLPPPLPPSLVPSHASVPKAPRPPPPSGPGRPGPPPPPAPPKLPGAPPPPPGSKGPSAPPPPPPSVGKGRPGLISHSKSRASVVGTAMAPKKASLKPLHWVKVTRAMQGSLWADSQKQDNQSRAPEIDISELESLFSAATSDGSGINKGGGRRSNINKPEKVQLVDLRRAYNCEIMLSKIKIPLPDMLNAVLALDSSALDIDQVENLIKFCPTKEEMETLKNYTGDKESLGKCEQFFMELMKVPRVESKLRVFAFRITFSSQVNDLRHNLSTINDATREVKESAKLRQIMQTILTLGNALNQGTARGSAIGFKLDSLLKLSDTRARNSKMTLMHYLCKLLAEKMPELLDFDKDLAHLDAASKIQLKSLAEEMQAVSKGLEKVEQELMASERDGDISAGFQKALKGFLDTAEAEVRSLISLYSEVGRNADSLCQYFGEDPARCPFEQVTQILVVFVKMFNKSREENERQVEAEKKKLEKEAMKEKAAANSPAVRR, encoded by the exons ATGAACCTAGACTCACTGTTCAGTAGATTCTTCCACAGAAGACCCCCTGATGGGCTGCTTGAGTTTGTCGAAAGAGTTTATG TTTTCGATTCCTGTTTTTCTACTGAAGTGTTGCCCAATGACATGTACGAGATTTACCTGCACGAGATCATAACAGAATTACACGAAGAATTCCCAGACTCCGCATTTCTTGCATTCAATTTCCGGGAGGGAGAGAAGCGGAGTCAGTTGGCGGAAATTCTGTGCCAGTATGATGTTACTGTCGTGGACTATCCTCGTCAGTATGAGGGCTGTCCCctgctccctctctctttggTTCAGCATTTTCTTCGAGTCTGCGAGAGCTGGCTCTCTCTTGGGAACCACCAGAATGTCGTCCTCCTGCACTGCGAGAGAGGAGGGTGGCCCCTCCTGTCATTTCTGCTCGCGGGTTTCTTGATTTTTAGGAAATTCCACGGAGAGAAGAAGACTCTCGAGATTGTCCATCGAGAGGCTCCCAAGGGGTTTCTGCAACTCTTATCGCCCCTCAATCCGTTGCCTTCTCAACTCCGTTACCTTCAGTACATAGCCAAGAGGAATATGGGTCCTCAATGGCCACCTCCAGAGCGGGCCTTGTCTTTGGATTGTCTGATTTTGCGGTCCATTCCAAGCTTTGATTCCCATAATGGTTGCCGGCCGGTCATTCGTATTTTTGGAAGGAATCTTCTGAGCAGAGGTGGGCTTTCAACGCAGATGCTCTACTCTATGTCCAAGGCAAAGAAAGTCCTACGGCATTATTGCCAG GCAGATTGCGATGTGATTAAGATTGACATCCAATGTTTAGTCCAAGGAGATGTCGTGTTGGAGTGTGTCCATTTGGATGCAGATTCAGAAAGGGAAGTTATGATGTTCCGGGTTATGTTCAGCACTGCTTTCATCCGATCAAACATATTGATGCTGAATTCCGATAACTTGGATATTCTTTGGGACTCAAAGGAGCGGTATCCTAAAGGATTTCGTGCAGAG GTTCTGTTTGGGGATGTTGAGAGTATCTCTCCACAGAGAGCCCCCATTACCATATTAAATGGCGAGGAGAAAGGTGGATTACCAATTGAAGCTTTCTCTAGGGTTCAGGAACTCTTTAGTGGCGTTGAGTGGGTTGATAATGGTGATGATGCTGCCCTTTGGTTGCTTAAACAGCTTTCAGTCCTAAATGATGTGAAAGAACTGTCAAGGTTGCAAAAGAAGGTGAGCCTATACACATCTCCTATCGATTCAGAGGAAGAAACCAATGCATCCAGTGCGGCAGATAGTTCTGACGAAGCATCTGAGTTTCCCAATAATCCAATGGATCCAACAAAGCCTGACAAGCCTACAACTTTTGAGGGTGAAGATTCACTTGATGCCAAATCGACCATGGAACTTCTTGATCGAGGATCAGAGAAAATGGGTGGGCCATATGCTGATCAAGAACCCTCCCTTGATGAGCTTCCAGTTACTGATTCATTCAATTTAGAATCACTTGCACCAACTACAGTCTACAAACAACCATCGCCTCCCCCGCCTCCTCCTCCATTGCCTTCAAATTCTGTCTCCACCCAGACCCACCTGCCTCCACCACCTCCTCCACCACCCCCTCCACCTCCTATGACTACTGCTATAAAAGCACCGGCACGggcaccaccaccacctccctATATTTCCAGTAGTTCTTATGAGCAACCTTCTGTTAATGACAGGACACCTCCTGAAGTTTCTTCTTCAGCTCCCTcaccttcctcttcttccttgttTCAACAACCCTCCCAAACTCCCCCTCCaccacccccacccccacccccacccccacccccacccccaccTTCTTTCATGTCTGGTAAAGTTCCTGAACCACAGTCAATATCTCCCCCTCTTTCGTCTGCATCACTTAAATCATCCCCAACGTTGTCGCGTCCAGCgccacccccacccccaccaCCTCCTCCACCATCTTCAAGTATTTCTTTGCAAAGacctccacctccacctccacctcctccATTACCTCCCCCAAAACCAGCTTCTTTGAAACCACCTCCGCCTCCGCCACCCATGCCTGCTGCTTCTTTGAGAGGCCCTAAACCACCGCCACCgccacctccacctccacctccacctccacctccacctccacctccacctccaACCTCCACTTCCTTAACTGCTTGCCGTCCACTTTCAGGTTCACCTATGCGACCTgcaccacctccgccaccACCGCCGCCGCCCCTTAGTTCCAAACTGCAAGGaccacctccacctccacctcctccACCGCCACCTCCATCGACATCCAATTCCAGTTCATCTGCTAGTAATGGTACTACTCGTGGGCCACCTCCCCTGCCTCCACCTCTCCCCCCTTCCCTTGTCCCTTCTCATGCCAGTGTGCCAAAAGCACCACGTCCTCCACCCCCATCAGGACCTGGCCGGCCAGGTCCACCTCCGCCACCCGCTCCACCAAAACTTCCTGGTGCTCCCCCTCCACCACCAGGATCCAAAGGGCCAAGTGCACCACCTCCTCCCCCTCCATCTGTAGGCAAGGGAAGACCTGGTTTGATAAGCCACAGTAAAAGTCGAGCTAGTGTTGTTGGGACTGCAATGGCACCTAAGAAAGCCTCTCTAAAACCATTGCACTGGGTAAAAGTGACACGCGCAATGCAGGGAAGTCTATGGGCGGACTCTCAAAAGCAAGACAATCAGTCCAG GGCACCAGAGATTGATATATCAGAGCTGGAAAGTCTGTTTTCAGCAGCCACTTCAGATGGCAGCGGGATCAATAAAGGTGGAGGTCGACGTTCTAACATCAACAAACCTGAGAAAGTACAATTG GTTGACTTGCGTAGAGCCTATAATTGTGAAATAATGCTCTCAAAGATAAAAATTCCTTTGCCTGATATGCTT AATGCGGTTCTGGCTTTGGATTCTTCGGCTTTGGACATTGATCAGGTCGAGAACCTCATCAAGTTCTGCCCCacaaaagaagaaatggaGACTCTAAAG AATTACACGGGGGACAAGGAATCACTTGGGAAGTGTGAGCAG TTTTTCATGGAGCTAATGAAGGTTCCACGGGTGGAATCTAAATTACGCGTGTTTGCTTTCAGGATCACTTTTTCCTCACAG GTGAATGACTTGAGGCATAACCTCAGTACTATAAATGATGCAACTAGAGAG GTAAAGGAATCAGCAAAATTGCGTCAGATAATGCAGACAATTCTCACCTTGGGCAATGCTCTAAATCAGGGCACTGCACGAG GTTCGGCAATTGGATTTAAATTAGACAGCCTTCTAAAATTGTCTGATACTCGGGCGAGAAATAGCAAGATGACTCTGATGCATTACCTGTGCAAG CTTCTTGCCGAAAAAATGCCGGAGTTGCTGGACTTTGACAAGGATCTGGCTCACTTGGATGCTGCTTCTAAG ATTCAACTGAAATCTTTGGCCGAAGAAATGCAAGCTGTGAGTAAGGGTCTCGAGAAGGTTGAGCAAGAGCTTATGGCTTCGGAAAGAGATGGTGACATCTCTGCAGGCTTCCAGAAG GCACTGAAAGGTTTCCTCGATACTGCTGAAGCTGAAGTGAGGTCACTCATATCTTTGTACTCGGAAGTG GGAAGAAATGCAGATTCATTGTGTCAGTACTTCGGAGAGGATCCAGCTCGGTGTCCCTTCGAGCAAG TGACACAAATCTTGGTCGTGTTCGTTAAGATGTTCAATAAGTCCCGCGAGGAGAATGAGAGACAGGTGGAAGCTGAGAAGAAGAAACTTGAAAAGGAAGCCATGAAGGAGAAGGCAGCTGCTAATTCACCAGCAGTGAGACGTTGA
- the LOC116189748 gene encoding phytochrome-interacting ankyrin-repeat protein 2-like, giving the protein MIIMPQEDIRPLRRSLSLTRRRLLRSGSDRDDRGWTLLHIVARRGDLKQVKRLLDEGMDVNVPAWGPKSKGFTPLHLAAEGGHLEVMDELLERGANIDARTKGACGWTPLHSAAKERKREAVKFLVENGAFLPEDMNDCRFNPPLHYCSGLEWAYEEMKRLQLENSSSSEVSSSSES; this is encoded by the exons ATGATAATTATGCCGCAAGAGGATATTCGTCCGTTACGGAGGAGCCTTTCGCTGACGAGAAGGCGCTTGCTTAGGAGCGGGTCTGATAGGGATGACAGGGGATGGACTCTGCTGCATATCGTCGCCCGAAGAGGCGATCTGAAACAG GTTAAGCGCCTGCTTGATGAAGGAATGGATGTGAATGTCCCTGCATGGGGCCCCAAATCGAAAGGTTTTACACCTCTCCACCTTGCCGCTGAGGGTGGTCATCTCGAGGTCATGGATGAATTACTTGAGCGTGGTGCGAACATTGATGCTAGAACTAAGGGTGCCTGTGGCT GGACGCCGCTCCACAGTGCAGCTAAAGAGAGGAAAAGGGAAGCTGTCAAGTTCCTGGTAGAGAATGGGGCCTTCCTGCCTGAGGACATGAATGATTGTAGATTTAACCCGCCACTGCACTACTGCTCGGGTCTCGAATGGGCTTACGAGGAGATGAAGCGTCTTCAGCTGGAGAACTCATCTTCAAGCGAGGTCTCCTCCAGCTCTGAGAGCTAA